One window of the Cydia amplana chromosome 26, ilCydAmpl1.1, whole genome shotgun sequence genome contains the following:
- the LOC134659978 gene encoding zinc finger protein 585B-like, translating into MAARRHADSYRNALMRCERCCKGFLSAFTYENHLKVHDPAVSGPNECRWCGCRFKWPNNLRTHLIETHQLKYVCKQCQRVVKGRHEALLHAEYHAGKTWECGHCARTFKKKSTFYTHVRMNHATSEPTSSTCELCGESFKGPPGLKLHQIKKCNKNLKVQEVAAPTIVAKKGFICEVCGKNCTSLSILAVHLRAHTGDRPHACPGCPLRFAKKDNMEKHHRVVSLSVCLSHTATGRTRVPAARCGSPRRTTWRNTTEW; encoded by the exons ATGGCGGCGCGCCGACACGCGGACAGCTACAGGAACGCGCTGATGCGCTGCGAGAGATGCTGCAAGGGGTTCCTATCCGCATTCACCTATGAGAACCATCTGAAAGTGCACGATCCG GCGGTGTCAGGACCGAACGAGTGCCGGTGGTGCGGCTGCCGGTTCAAGTGGCCGAACAACCTTCGAACACACTTAATAGAGACGCACCAACTCAAATACGTGTGCAAGCAGTGCCAACGCGTCGTTAAAGGGAG ACACGAGGCGCTGCTGCACGCGGAGTACCACGCCGGCAAGACGTGGGAGTGCGGCCACTGTGCGCGCACTTTCAA GAAGAAGTCGACATTCTACACGCACGTGCGTATGAACCACGCGACGTCTGAACCCACCTCTAGCACGTGCGAGTTGTGTGGCGAGTCCTTTAAGGGCCCGCCCGGGCTCAAGCTGCACCAGATCAAAAAG TGCAACAAGAACTTGAAGGTGCAAGAGGTAGCGGCGCCGACGATCGTCGCGAAAAAGGGGTTCATCTGCGAGGTCTGCGGGAAGAACTGTACG TCGCTGTCAATCCTGGCTGTGCATCTGCGAGCGCACACGGGCGACCGGCCGCACGCGTGTCCCGGCTGCCCGCTGCGGTTCGCCAAGAAGGACAACATGGAGAAACACCACCGAGTggtgagtctgtctgtctgtctgtcacacacGGCGACCGGCCGCACGCGTGTCCCGGCTGCCCGCTGCGGTTCGCCAAGAAGGACAACATGGAGAAACACCACCGAGTggtga
- the LOC134659977 gene encoding uncharacterized protein LOC134659977, which produces MTAIKLEADELLACRICLATDLKLFGIIESKLEDSFADILGTPVSLGDGLPDRVCGSCRTALRRSAELRARARAAVDVLRRLLLQQHYITTDTIRAIDRTSLRIDDKTHIADYPTHTEYPATGYFQDSVSDHDDKSDVDLVENTNMVETTVVDNGRSIEEIKIVETDVIVESSRTEDVKKEKRKRIKNERKKVVKVKAKPEVEWVVKKKPVRKKKGFKRYFMCDEDYIKFEEKYNIQVIRLSEEEQAAEMAARRHADSYRNALMRCERCCKGFLSAFTYENHLKVHDPVSFVIVR; this is translated from the exons ATGACTGCTATTAAATTAGAAGCAGACGAGTTACTGGCGTGTCGCATTTGCCTGGCCACAGACTTGAAACTCTTCGGAATTATTGAGAGTAAACTGGAAGACTCATTTGCCGATATTCTGGGTACTcct GTGTCGTTGGGTGACGGGCTGCCCGACCGCGTGTGCGGTTCGTGCCGCACGGCATTGCGGCGCAGCGCGGAGCTGCGCGCGCGCGCCCGCGCGGCTGTCGACGTGCTGCGGCGGCTGTTACTGCAACAGCATTAT ATTACCACCGATACCATCCGTGCTATCGACCGCACATCGCTTCGTATCGACGACAAGACTCACATAGCCGACTACCCCACACATACAGAATACCCTGCAACTGGCTACTTTCAGGACTCAGTCAGTGACCATGACGACAAAAGTGACGTAGATTTAGTAGAAAATACAAATATGGTAGAAACGACAGTGGTAGATAATGGTAGAAGCATAGAGGAAATAAAAATAGTAGAAACGGATGTGATAGTAGAAAGTAGTAGGACAGAAGACGTTAAGAAAGAGAAGAGGAAAAGAATTAAGAATGAGAGAAAGAAAGTTGTTAAG GTAAAAGCGAAGCCGGAAGTGGAATGGGTGGTGAAAAAGAAGCCGGTGAGGAAGAAGAAAGGTTTTAAGAGATATTTCATGTGCGACGAGGATTATATCAAGTTCGAGGAGAAGTATAACATACAG GTGATACGATTATCAGAAGAGGAGCAGGCGGCCGAGATGGCGGCGCGGCGACACGCAGACAGCTACAGGAACGCGCTGATGCGCTGCGAGCGATGCTGCAAGGGGTTCCTGTCCGCTTTTACCTATGAGAACCATCTGAAGGTCCACGATCCGGTGAGTTTTGTTATTGTCAGGTGA
- the LOC134659979 gene encoding zinc finger protein 771-like — protein sequence MEKHHRVVSLSVCLSHTGDRPHACPGCPLRFAKKDNMEKHHRVVSLSVCLSHTGDRPHACPGCPLRFAKKDNMEKHHRVVSLSVCLSHTGDRPHACPGCPLRFAKKDNMEKHHRVVSLSVCLSHTATARTRVPAARCGSPRRTTWRNTTEW from the coding sequence ATGGAGAAACACCACCGAGTggtgagtctgtctgtctgtctgtcacacacGGGCGACCGGCCGCACGCGTGTCCCGGCTGCCCGCTGCGGTTCGCCAAGAAGGACAACATGGAGAAACACCACCGAGTggtgagtctgtctgtctgtctgtcacacacGGGCGACCGGCCGCACGCGTGTCCCGGCTGCCCGCTGCGGTTCGCCAAGAAGGACAACATGGAGAAACACCACCGAGTggtgagtctgtctgtctgtctgtcacacacGGGCGACCGGCCGCACGCGTGTCCCGGCTGCCCGCTGCGGTTCGCCAAGAAGGACAACATGGAGAAACACCACCGAGTggtgagtctgtctgtctgtctgtcacacacGGCGACCGCCCGCACGCGTGTCCCGGCTGCCCGCTGCGGTTCGCCAAGAAGGACAACATGGAGAAACACCACCGAGTggtga
- the LOC134660306 gene encoding zinc finger protein 271-like, protein MVCSVVLERLRDDATVHSGGKPYGCEHCDEHFINKSILREHIQCTHLSSGSKEFNCDFCSSTFQTKLLVLEHEKSEHGVTNCVMCAECEYSTSSKKSLRIHIKSHHINVNLNQSHLQIHQMIHTGAKPFQCSYCDYRFRLKGRLLVHQRTHTGEKPFQCSHCVYKCRQKHDLKRHIMIHTGAKPFQCSNCDYRCRQKINLRIHQMTHTGEIPFQCSHCDYKCSRKSNIKLHIMKHTGAKPFQCSNCDYRCRRKGQLLVHHSTHTGEKPFQCSHCDYNCSQKSALVKHMMIHTGAKPFQCSNCDYRCRRKGNLLVHQRTHTREKRFQCSHCDYKCSQKFDLKRHIMTHAGAKPFQCSNCDYSCRQKGDLLVHQRAHTGEKPFQCSHCDYKCSQKSVLNRHMMIHTGAKPFQCSNCDYRCRRKGELLVHQRIHTGEKPFRCSHCDYKCRDKSSLRSHQKTHTGTKPNNAAIASTSTA, encoded by the coding sequence ATGGTTTGCTCCGTGGTGCTCGAACGCCTGCGTGACGACGCGACTGTTCACAGTGGAGGCAAACCATATGGCTGCGAACACTGTGAcgaacattttataaataagtctATTTTAAGAGAACACATACAATGTACTCACTTATCGTCTGGATCCAAGGAATTTAATTGTGATTTTTGTAGTTCTACATTTCAAACTAAATTGCTTGTATTAGAGCATGAAAAAAGTGAACATGGTGTTACAAATTGTGTCATGTGTGCTGAATGTGAGTATTCAACAAGTTCCAAGAAGAGTTTGCGGATCCATATAAAGAGTCACCATATCAAtgttaaccttaaccaatcacACTTACAAATACACCAGATGATACATACTGGGGCGAAGCCATTTCAATGTAGCTACTGCGACTACAGGTTCAGGCTGAAAGGACGCTTGCTAGTACACCAGAGGACACACACCGGGGAGAAGCCTTTTCAGTGTAGTCACTGTGTTTACAAATGCCGTCAAAAACACGACCTAAAAAGACACATCATGATACACACTGGGGCGAAGCCATTTCAATGTAGCAACTGCGACTACAGGTGCAGGCAGAAAATAAACCTGCGAATACATCAGATGACACACACCGGGGAGATCCCTTTTCAGTGTAGTCACTGCGATTACAAATGCAGTCGAAAATCAAACATAAAACTACACATAATGAAACACACTGGGGCGAAGCCATTTCAATGTAGCAACTGTGACTACAGGTGCAGGCGGAAAGGACAATTGCTAGTGCACCACAGTACACACACCGGGGAGAAGCCTTTTCAGTGTAGTCACTGTGATTACAATTGCAGTCAAAAATCAGCCCTAGTAAAACACATGATGATACACACTGGGGCCAAGCCATTTCAATGTAGCAACTGCGACTACAGGTGCAGGCGTAAAGGAAACTTGTTAGTACACCAGAGGACACATACCAGGGAAAAGCGTTTTCAGTGTAGtcactgtgattacaaatgcagTCAAAAATTCGACCTAAAAAGACACATAATGACACACGCTGGGGCCAAGCCATTTCAATGTAGCAACTGCGACTACAGTTGCAGGCAGAAAGGAGACTTGTTAGTACACCAGAGGGCACACACCGGGGAGAAGCCTTTTCAGTGTAGtcactgtgattacaaatgcagTCAAAAATCAGTCCTAAATAGACACATGATGATACACACTGGGGCGAAGCCATTTCAATGTAGCAACTGCGACTATAGGTGCAGGCGGAAAGGAGAATTACTAGTACACCAGAGAATACACACAGGGGAGAAGCCTTTTCGGTGTAGTCACTGCGATTACAAATGCCGTGATAAATCAAGCCTACGAAGTCACCAGAAGACGCATACTGGGACGAAGCCTAACAACGCAGCAATAGCGAGTACAAGTACAGCCTGA